The following are from one region of the Nicotiana tabacum cultivar K326 chromosome 3, ASM71507v2, whole genome shotgun sequence genome:
- the LOC142175841 gene encoding uncharacterized protein LOC142175841: MMQQVIGSNAKINERVDSHDAAIKNIEVQLGQISMSLKNRPQGTLPTDTQINPKDQSPKQLMAVSLRRKEHSAETEKVAEPVEEPVVEIESDKEKSQVIGKKRPLAPFPQRLAKHQKEEQYKKFFEMLKQIQVNIPLIEALKEMPGYAKMMKYLMSQKFDFQDLATVTLTQTCSAVVTRPIAEKLSNPGSFTIPCTIGNFAFAKALCDLGASINLMPLAIYKRLGIGRARPTSMLLQLADRTVKRPFGRPFLATRRALIDCETGELKMRLNDEEITFNVQKSMRRSSEFANCSLIDAVDVIVESDDEVLTIEDPLAACLMNLDEVNGEDLAEWVLALEGREFLEINIEWKPLHLEKRETPPAKPSIEEPPKLELKPLPAHLKVVFEELKKRLVTTPIIVAPNWEQLFELICDASDYALGAVLGQRKDKLMHPIYYASRTLSGAQLNYTMTEKEMLAVVFAFDKFRSYLIGSKIRDRNGTENQVVDHLSRLEGAKNVVEVEEILETFPDEQLLATTHQEAPWYADFANYLASGIVPHDLSSVQRKRFFRESRQYYWDEPYLFRICLNNMIRICVPEIEQFSVLQACHASAYGGYFGGVRTAAKVLEAGFFWPTVFKDAHLWVKGCNEYYVSKWVEAAALPTNDAKVVVGFLKKNIFTRFGTPRAIISDEGTHFCNRAFEKLLAKYDVRHKVATPYHP, translated from the exons ATGATGCAGCAAGTGATTGGGTCcaatgcaaaaataaatgaaagagtaGATTCACATGACGCAGCAATCAAAAATATTGAAGTGCAATTGGGCCAAATTTCAATGTCTCTGAAGAATCGTCCTCAGGGGACATTACCTACAGACACCCAGATTAATCCAAAAGATCAGAGCCCAAAGCAGCTGATGGCGGTGAGTCTCC GAAGAAAAGAACATTCAGCGGAGACCGAGAAAGTAGCTGAGCCAGTTGAAGAGCCAGTAGTTGAAATAGAATCTGATAAAGAGAAGTCCCAagtgattgggaagaagagacctctTGCACCCTTTCCACAGAGGCTGGCCAAGCATCAAAAGGAGGAGCAGTATAAAAAGTTCTTTGAAATGCtcaaacaaatccaggtaaatattccactgattgaagctttaaaggaGATGCCTGGGTACGCAAAAATGATGAAGTACTTGATGTCCCAGAAATTTGATTTTCAAGACTTGGCTACGGTTACACTTACTCAGACCTGTAGTGCAGTGGTGACGAGACCTATTGCTGAAAAGCTGTCTAACCCAGGtagctttacaattccatgcactattgggaatTTTGCCTTTGCTAAGGCACTCTGTGATTTAGGGGCCAGCATTAATCTCATGCCCCTGGCTATCTATAAGAGGTTgggcattggaagagctagacccacctccATGTTGCTGCAGCTGGCCGACAGGACTGTGAAGCGTCCATTCG gaagaccattcttggccacgAGGAGAGCTCTGATTGATTGTGAGACTGGGGAGCTCAAAATGAGACTTAATGATGAGGAAATAACGTTCAATGTGCAGAAGTCTATGAGGCGATCAAGCGAGTTcgccaattgctctcttattgatgccgTGGATGTTATTGTAGAGTCTGATGATGAGGTGTTGACAATTGAGGACCCCCTTGCTGCATGTTTGATGAACTTAGATGAAGTGAATGGTGAGGATTTGGCGGAATGGGTGTTGGCATTGGAAGGAAGAGAGTTCTTGGAGATAAATATAGAGTGGAAGCCCTTGCACTTAGAAAAGAGAGAAACTCCGCCAGCCAAGCCATCCattgaagaaccaccaaagctagagttaaagccattgccagcCCACCTCAA ggtagtaTTTGAGGAGTTAAAAAAGAGACTggtcacaacacccatcattgttgcccccaactgggagcaactgTTCGAACTAATATGTGATGCTAGTGACTATGCATTGGGAGCAGTGCTGGGCCAGCGGAAAGACAAACTGATGCAcccaatctactatgctagtagaacgctgagtggagcccagTTGAACTACACTATGACTGAAAAGGAGATGTTGGCTGTAGTGTTCGCGTTTGACAAGTTCCGATCCTACCTGATAGGGTCcaag ATTCGTGACCGTAACGGCACTGAGAATCAAGTCGTTGATCATCTttcacgacttgagggagctaAAAATGTAGTTGAGGTTGAAGAAATACTGGAAACTTTTCCAGACGAGCAGCTGCTCGCCACCACTCATCaggaagcgccatggtatgcagactttgctAACTACCTGGCCAGTGGTATAGTCCCTCACGACCTTTCATCGGTCCAAAGGAAAAGATTTTTTCGTGAAAGCCGCCAGTATTACTGGGATGAACCTTATCTGTTTAGAATATGCCTTAATAATATGATCCGGATATGCGTCCCCGAGATAGAGCAAttttctgttttgcaggcttgtcacgcaTCGGCGTATGGTGGATACTTTGGAGGGGTTAGGACAGCGGCAAAGGTGCTAGAGGCTGGATTCTTCTGGCCGACAGTGTTTAAAGATGCGCACCTATGGGTGAAGGGATGCAATGAAT actatgtgtccaaatgggtggaagctgcgGCGTTACCCACCAATGATGCAAAAGTGGTGGTGGGATTTCTAaaaaagaacatattcacccgctTTGGGACACCACGAGCAATTATCAGTGATGAAGGCACTCATTTCTGCAACAGGGCCTTTGAAAAGTTGCTTGCTAAGTACGAtgtgcgccacaaggtggctactcCTTACCACCCGTAG